One Plasmodium malariae genome assembly, chromosome: 3 genomic window, atattataatttatctaaatatatatattaagataaaaaaaaaaaaaaaaaaaaaaattttataattttaaaatgtttgcATTTAGAAGTAACTGTAAACATTTTATCTAATTAAGTGCTATAGTCTTCATAAactatattacatttataaaatatcagGAATCATATACATTTGAagtatatacttttttattatattaaaagatatgTTATAAATTAGATAATGTATATAgtgaatattaaaagaataattatgtTTACCTAGTAAATAATGTCAATAatatcaataaaataaaataaaaagttttaattatatagtttcatttattaacattttcattatatttttataattattaatacttttttaagaataaccagattttttaaattgtaacttttataaagttagaataattaataacaaaatttgCTGTTATACACAATATCtctattaatatgtatatctatGCGTTATCTATTTTctctatattctatattatacatatactcaATACTTcgaaatattaagaaatcatatatatatatatttttattttattttgaagagaaataatataaaatatatttatttaatattctaaattaaataaataattcgcatgtttttaatatttattattgagTTCATCCTACattgttttaattaaagttatttttttataattaacattaagataaaaattttgtagtatatatttaaaattatttttctttgtgtcatcataaataaaaattacttttataattctaatattttcttatggaaaaacaataaattatactaaataaaataagtaataatagtGTCCTCTATCATTAaaggaatattatattattgttatatttttgctaAGTAAATTACAGGTTTAAATacgaataaaaatgaaacaaaatattaagactctattatttataagaatTACAACATTCATCCTTTTATGTTGGACATACCATTTTTACACTTATGTGGtataataacattatttaatgatatttatgttattcacatattttgtgatctatttttattaattctgttttttcccctttagatattttattctattatataaccaatatttacatttttttattttttagagtACTCTTAAGAAATCTTTAGAGGGGGGGACAATTACTATAGAAAATTACATGCAAgtaattatcatttattggaaaaatacaaacataaTAAGAATTCAagatttttatgtttaaaaaatgaaattcgAATTAATGGAGTTcctgaaaaaaaagatatatctcATAATGAGAATGatgattatgaaaaaaagaagcaatCGAAAAAATATGCATCAAATATTGCAGGTCATAAATCaggaatgaaaaataaatcttctatatttaaaacaaaaaaatattcccatttcgaaaaaaaaatattcaaggAACTTGATTATACGAGTTTTCTTCAAAATAACAGGACAATTAGTAATAAGGTttacacaaaaataatatgtaaaaaatacgGATTGCGAATTGTTTTACCTTTATTAATCttcttgtttttattaataatatttatagtaGAAATATCACTGGGATTTGCAGGAAAAGGTAGCCTATTGTATCATTTAGGTTTGGacaagaaatatttaaaaagtttaacAGAAAATAATGGTCCATGGTCACCTATTGTAAGAGTATTGGAAAATTTGGGAGATATTCTGAAACATAGTGCATCTGGAACGGGGGAAGTTGTATGTGGCTGGTGTGATGCAGCAGGAAGCGTTAGTGATATGTGTATATTAGGAAACTTTTTTCgtattctaatatatttcgTACCTTTCGTTTTATTTAGTATTACTCTTATATCaggaattttttattacaataaaaaagttaaaaaatatgaaaaaattaaattcaaaaaaaggtaaattaCATACTAAAAAGTACCTTTTTTTCTACAAGAATATCTTGAACATTAACTAATTaatggaatatatattaaaatatacttaatacAAATACGAATAATTgcttaaaatgttttaaatatacctATATGTACATAGCATTTTTTTGATACACAACAGTAAAAGTTTATGATCTTAGTTTTTTTGTGAATATTAAAGTTTTAATGTTTTTGGATTTGTATTTCAAAGTATTATTTCAGATTAATTGAATATTATGccttaatacatataattttgtattctAATGGTTttctttgtaaaaaaatatttttacattataattaattaacaGTAGGACagtatgtataattttattaatattatttacttatttatatataaatataaagaatacaGCTTTATAGTTTTATACTTCTTTGTGTTCTAAAATGACAATatgttttcaaaatttaaaaaatataggttTACTATAAGTtgattataaatatgtttttttttgtattttataaagagaaattaacttattatattacactgatatatatatatatatatatatatatatatatatatatatatatatattatacttaaaaatgagacatatatatttttttaaatatgctTAGTGATATACATGTTATagaatacatttatttaaaagattttttattaaatatttagttTTGTAAGTTTTAAAAGtgaaattataaacataaaaaaatagaatatttataatatatagtttatatatatctgttTAATtcctttgtttttataaatattcaccATTAACTAAAGagttaaaaacatttaacttttattattgcttttaaatatgttgttattacaattgtttaaaattaattaaatataaattatattgaaaatttataaataaatatattatatagtttttttatttcttacatccttaatgtattaaattaatgaacTATACATAatactattttaatatatattatgtttaaattttttctttaattattcTTTGTATTTTCATAACAATAAacatctatatatatgctacATATCTATAAAAATCTAAATGTTCCTTAAgtttaatggaaaaaaaagtactattttcagtaaatatatatatatgtataaataaattttttatatttgagtTACTGTTTATActtatctatatatgtagttaaagttaatattgttttacatatttatgcgAACATGTATAGTTAACTTTGACAATTATagattcattttatttttatagcaaatattctatatattgaAGTAAAAGCTATACAGTACTATTAACATATGATATAGTTAAGAagtttacatacatattaaaaactACTGTTTGTTCAAAGTAAAAACccatacatatttttttttaaaagaatgcTTAAAGCCTACGTAAAATTAGATCatcatatgtatacatttgtatatgagaatattaaaaataatgctaataaaaattttaatacaaggaatacatttattgttatattttttgtttattttttaataaaaaatattgccACGATTagttaaaacattttattctatgtaaacaatacatatatgcatagaTATCTGAAATAATTCTACTGTGacaatgtattttttttttctggaaatatattaatatttttactaaaaatatatacttaaaaaaaaataaaaaatataaagtacaTTCACATAAAGTTTTTTagtatagtaataatattacgaACTAAACtccaatatttttatacaatagtaaaaaatgtgtttttatttatattaaaatttacattaattAGTAGATTATGTAGTAGGAAGTatattcaatttatttttatatatgagaGTATTCGAAAGATTGTTTGTGCTTAGAAATTTCCTACATTTTCTGCTTAGATGTAcaagatataaaataataatccGTTGACCtcttattactattattatattataataataaatatttttaagaaaaataaaagaacttCTACAGTATAAGTTTTATTCGTTTAGAATTATTAGTAGTATAATATccgtataatttttacatactGCTTTAATATACTGAATagtacattatatatattctctacGTTCTATATTCCATATAAATTGAACATTAAGAAAATACATGacataatatgtatatttttttcggttttattttcaaacgaatttatatagaatattatttcattaatgtactatgttaaataattaaataatatatttttttatttataattatattcatattatgtTTTTGCAATGAAAGTTAATTTTgagtaaataatattacgatcaaaattttgtaatatatttttgtatttatttttcttagttaatattttgaaattattaatagttatatacattatattaattttttacttagCAAATATTagaagaaatttttaaaataaatatagtaccatttattataatatgtacgttatattattattaattttatttttactgaatatattagaatactaaatatttatataatgaaacagaaaattaagtttatcatgtttattataatttacttatttCTACTTTTAACTTCAATATATTGTCTTCATAATGATAtggtatgaatatatatatatggatatttacattatttatattagtagtgttctatatttattaatactgtTTTTTATgatgaaattatttaaccatacaaataaaaaatatttatgttgtTCCTTTAGTGGGTATTTAGTAAATTTATGGATGAAATATGTAAGGTAAGTGGAAATTTAGATAGAAGAAATCATCGATCACTTGCAAATTGTAAACAAGATAAGTATTcgaataatgtatatttaaaagaaaattttcgAAAAAATGGAGTtaataaaggaaaagatatatctaataatagaaaaggaccgaaaggaaaaaacaaacaattaaatagatgtttattaaataaggaACAATACTATACAGAAGttatagattataataatggtatatttgatggaaaacatttccattttgaaaaaaaattgattaaaaaaaaggattatgATGATTTTTTAGAACAAAGCAAGAGAGTTGGTGAtatagctttaaaaaaaattaaacttaGGAATTATGGATTTggattttctatatttattattttcttattgtTGGGAATAGGATTACCTATATTAAAAGGCTATAGATTGTTAGATAATCTTTCAAATACAATGCCTTTTAGTTTTGTTATGTTCTTTATAGTAGATTCTGTAAATCCagttttagaaaaatatatttatctaataTCTTTCTGCGTacttattattatagtatCAATCATACTTATAATAACGATTCCTAAGATTCTAAGaaacaatgaaaaatataacaaaataaaattgttaactgagtaaaataaataataggaGTATGTATTTTCGTATGATGAATTTGTTAATGTGAAATTATatctgtaatatatataaaatatatttttaataaatttaccTAGAATTGCTATAATTTTGTAGATTCATTCGTGTATAAGtgatcatttttatatagaataGTGATAAATTTTGTTGTTGATATTTTTGTGAATCTGAATGCTTTAAAGTTTttcaattaatattataaattattgttttcgaacaaataaatatttttgcttggtatatatatttttgtacataaatagattattatatgaaatatatgtgtaaattaaatgaatttataatattaaaattaatataattttattgataCTGTAttagaatttatatttaaataaaaaatatttctgttatatgttttatgttCTTCAAGACTAGTATGATTAATtgtttatgtaataaaaaaaatatataataaattttatattataaataaacatatattttctatatttaatgaaaataagaatatgTACTATGTTACATtgatatacatatttactcaaaaaacataatacatattacatgaaatatttttattacaaatatactataaaatgtatttaattaaagCTTTTTAGTgacatgttttttttattttccattgTAAACAAGTAactgtaattatataataaaataatatatattttattcacaGATTTAAGTTTAGGAAATATAGTTAATATTCTAATTTTACacctattatttttttaccctATTTTGTaagcttatatatattattaaatatacaatttatttttgtttaattagaaaaataaaaacttaaaaattttaagaaattataaaatatatttatttttatatatatataaaaattaaaaaagttaaatgtAATTCAACTtgaattttgaaaatatttttttagtctataaaaaaatttttttttttaaattatatattcttaaaatatagaagaaaacacatatttttaattttgaaattatttttatattactgaaaataatttattaaaaatatgtttaatttGTAGGTGAAGTaggtaaataaatttttacagATTAATTCTGTTAAAAAGATTTCATTTTGATATTGCATAAATTAATTTGTAACCAAATGTTactttataacttttttcattatgttCCATACTATGAACTTTACAATGTTTGTATAATaaggtaaaattaaaagtatagcttagaaaaataaaacaaactGAATAGTGTcaacaaaattattagagaaataaataatattcttagTACTTTTGTTGCTACTAAACTTATAATTACTGTAACGAAATTGtcatgaaaaatataattgagtatctctttataaaaatatttgaatttattatttttgctaGAATATATCAATGTTTCAATAATGTtgattaattaaaaaatatatgttttttgttttattatattgaaCATGATATTAAGTATAATCCGAGAAATTTTATATCTAAATTATTGGCTAAAATTTGGATTTACACTATATTCCAAGATCCTACTTATTAATgtgtaataattaaaatgtgtGTATATTCTGAAATTTCCATTTCATAAATTAGAAAACTATCTGAAATTTTTACATGATAAAAAAGTTGAGCCCCCATATCTAAAATAGCATATGCgtataaatgtgtatataatatattccatGGTGACTATAAAGGTGGATCTCTATGAGAATttgaagaaaattattatctttcaatatttttgatcttttaaatattattatgcttCTTGCTATTACATTTGTTGGAATATTTGTCTTAAAAttccttttatataaagcaaataaaaatgaaatataaaaacataaatactATTCGttgttcatataattaaCATCAGTgaacattttataattatatagtatatttgtaaatgttATTTAGTTATCATATATTCATGTGTTTCCCCCTAATGAATGTTATGAGTATAAAACTGTattgaagaagaaaaaaataattaataatagtgCTTAATAAAGgagtatttaaaaataattaatagaTAGAACTATTCCTATATAAAATCTAGAAACAGTATACTTTTTCTCGACTATCATCATGTATACATATCTTTATGAAAATAccacataaaataattttcacatgaaaacaataatattaaaattgttttatattaggTTAAATTTTACATTCTACATTCTACTTAATTACAAGGGagaaaatagtaaaaacaatttaaaataatattataataaaaaaaaaatatatatttttttttgagaatatttattttatgttaagtttattctttttttctttatataataataatactagcGTTGTGTTTAatgcttttttctttcttttatttttcttttttaataattaggAACCATAATAACTTCATAATCTTGCgttacatatttaattttcataattatttgttttgcATTTCAAAGaaaatcatatttataagtGTATTTTTGTACTATTGAATATCAAAATAGTCCTAAATTTATGTTAAACTTTTCTtcgtataatttttatatcattatattttttatttttataaacatatatttattttttcatttttaatttatttcatttaatattacGTTCTTCCTTATATATGACTTTTATATCGCTGAGTATTTGAAGTTATAATGTACGTAATATAAAGTGAAATTTATACATCAAATGTTTCCTTGAGAATGGTATcctatattataaaaacttccttcataatttatatttacacgTTCTTGTGTGTTTTGTAACGAGTgtgttatttcttttataactTCATCAAGTTCAAtgatttttttcctttctgaATTACTATGTAACCATGATTTCACTGTTGTAAACCGTAtgaaagatatatatatatatatatatatacttaaaaatataactttgggaggcttttaattatttagtaaaattaatagtattatttgttataaaatattcaagcttttatgtatatattttatttaccttatataaaaaatgtaaagtcATTGTTGCTAGTAATGCAATAATTGTTGTTATTCTGGGAACAAATACATAAACCATTTCTGTAGGTGGTAAAATTCTTGGTAATCCCGAACAAGGAGTTATCTTGTGCATTTTAGTATCATATGCTTCCTTTAAACTGATTAACTTTTCACGAAAAGTGTCGTTATAATTTCTTTGACATTCCTTGTAATATTGAATATAAAGATTGTAGCATTCATCAATTTTATTACAAGGGCTACCACTAGATATATCTGTGTTACCATCATAATTGTGAAAATCATCATAATGACCATATAGTTGTTCAAGCTtacttaatatttctttaggaatttattttatttctcgtatgcatatattttctgTTTGGGACGAAGACTTTTTATATCACTCAAACGATTAAAAATGATTGTTATATTTAGCTTCTGggtttattttgtaatataaatatttacaacgTTTTAGGCTATCCGTTTTATATTTCTCCTTTATTTCAATTAGATATATACCAATCTCTTGACATGGATCAACAAAATTATCTCTAAATTGCACATATTTCCGCCCAGGGTTTTAACAGCACTTCCCCCGACCATTATTCTGAGTATCTAATATAGCAGTATCATTGAATTactgtttatatttaagatATAATGTCACTTTATTCTCctaaaaatgtacaaatataataaaaatatataattacacataatcatattttcattaaatagaattatatatcatGTGTAGAACAACGAAACCTAGGATAccacaatatatataataattataatataaaaataattgttaCGTTTTCTCCTGTACTTACAGATGGTAttgtatataagtatacgTGAACTTGATTGCAAATGTTAAATTGATatcatattcatatttatataaatgggaaaatatgtataatatatttttatgcgatgtattcctttttttcatacgtaaaaataaaaaatatatatatttaggaAAATTTCctctttactttttattaatatttaaagaagGTAGCAAAGTtagtaatttataaaataaaagctattaattaataatataataatttcaaaaacacagttattttattgtaaataaaaaatgttatcgAGAAAAATACTCTTATCTATTTTCTTATTCATATGAGACTTACATAATTGTgatgatatattatacaaaaaaataaattatttttagtatattCTCGTACAAATATCCTATTGTACTGCAATATCTATTTATGAATCATTTTTGgacttttaaaatattataaatagataaatattaacaatttataagctatataattttatcttttattttattatattttttctttggtTAAgataataacttttttaatattttcattaatatttactataagttttaatgatatatattgttCAAGAAACTGAACTTCACGaatattactaaaattaaaatttaattaaatgaaaaggaaatttaactaagaaaaagtaaagtATATGAAAATGGGcgtttatttgttaaattgaaaatatacatcctcaaaaaaattgttttaattataagcCTAATATTCCATGAATCGATTCTATcgtataatattaaaataatttgttaattCTACCCAATCTATTACAAGTAGaagttaaaattttacttctttatAATATTGCAGCATggcataatatattttttatattagataaataaatatatgcagaAAAATTAGGtgtttttgtatattaaattgattataattatatattaaaaataaaataatatttaataattatcttaactcatttaatataatttattactgAAATCGTATGTGCTTGTAggataacaaatatatagattaataagctaattaaaaatttatcacCATAAtctatatatcatatataccATTAGTAAACTTGTTTATAAtacgtatttttatttccatatgtaataaaataattgcgAGGATTAATGTCACAATATTTTCCAATTTTGTGTATATCacttctattttatttatgatcATTATATGACAGATTAGtttaacataataataatatttatttcaacgtacttagaaaataatattatataatttccccttttttatataactaatTGTTCTAAAATATCTTacgattatatatattttgtgtaatacataaattataagtTATATCAATTGTACTAATATATTTGGCAtaaaatcaaatatattttaaaaaatataataaatggaataaaaaaaaatttataattattattatttcatatatagaATGAACCATCTTTTTCGTCGTAAACCGTTAAGAGGCTGAAATAGTACAGtaattgttaaaataaatgtttgtAATTGTTATTTAATGATAGATATTCTAAGGTTCTCAATATATTACTATCTTTTTCTTACTATTAAgaatactattatttttatatttcaaataatttttcattatgttattatgatgttttcataatttttataaatatattttgtttaatagaATAGTCGGGGTAATAATGTGCAAAATATATACCAAAACATTACAGTTGTTCTTTAacgatatatattttaattaataactacttttgtacgtatgtatatattattatttctttataatttttcatttttaatatactatTAACGTacttaaattaattttaaataattttacttaaattaaaaaattttattacgTGAGCATATTaattatcaaaaataaaaaaaatcgaaAATGCTTATTGTAGTTGTAATGTAatctttatattaattaaaaatacatgtcatatgtatattaaatgataaagCATAAAAGTATGATTTgaaagtttttttatttatacttaactaatatacttaataggatctatatttttatttctactaatataaaatgaaaatgtcaaaattatattcatttttttgaatttgtTGAAATATAAAACGTATTAAtatctaaaaataattattgtattaataaaatattataaatatatcataatatattttttttatgtattataacaATGCCATATTACaggtgcatatatatatttcaattaaaATTGCAATATTTGAGGgagataattataaaaaataagaaaaataattttttgttatattacttattaataatattactgaATCAGtggtattttttaaaaaatagtaaaaataatgttattaatatttttacatattataaagcagtaaataaaaatttataatgttttttaacatatatggtaacagtaaaaaattattaaatatctaaatggattttatattttcgcAGGTAAATCtagtattaatttatattataaatattaatatatatggatgtagtttaaataataatacaaaaaatccAATAAccattaaatttattaacttgataggagaaaaaagaatagtaTTGTGTAATTACAAAagtcataaaaaaaagaaaaagatgaaagtaaaaatttaaatattctttttaaaacataaaaagaaaatcattaaaaatttcttattaataGAACATAATAagaatgaaattataaatttaatttaaagaaaacaaataaatataaattatattttttatatttactataaaataaatacgtttttttttcattttcccttggttttaaaaaattgttggAACTTATCTATTGAGCACTGTTTAAGTTATATACCTATTCATAtttaagttttatttttttaattttataaaaatgttattcaattataatatgttaattaaaaaaaattaggaaaaataaaagaactatttttattaattttattatctttttgaaaaatattgaatGGACGTTAAGTAGTAAGTTATATAATcagtatattttcattattaacacttgtaacatttttaataaattcaatgatttactaaaaattcattttaataaaagttatatatgcagaaaaaaaaaatgatatgtttctataaatatatatatatgtgaacatTTTGcatgtattataaaatatattatttatggtttcaattaaattctttattaaaaagaatttcttttaaattgcTCCTTGATTTTatgaaaacataaataattaaaaaaaaatctgatatatataacagaTAAAGGATTAAcgttttataataaatgaacagTATTAATGTGCTAAATACATTGACTTATAACAGCTTAGTACAATGTTATTATGTacgttaaaataattatatataatgtaattagaagaaaaagtaattatGTTAATTCAAGCAACATAATTTAGTGATACAAAAAAGTTACTATAAATCTaataagtttttttatttttttttttagatatattaatatttctctaagtatatgtttatttatattttgggaagaaaatataaatacgtaatttatatacttttaaataattcattaaataacaataaattgTATTCAGATTtataatcaaaatataatattgcaaaattcttatacaaatatatagtgctaattattataatgcttctaaaaatatacgtatattaaTAGATTTTTAGTAACTATAAACgttgttttattaatatataataatttatataaggagatatattttttataaatatattttaaggtTTATATAATCTAACAAAATTTCATTTCAGAACTTTATATAacttttctataattttttctgttatattaatttatattatttaaatgcaGAATGAATATTTGCATGACATGCTTaaatttagaattattttataaaaaagttaaaatttttgataactaacatttgcatatatattaatatatattttctatatactgcgctttctttaaaatatatgcattattttttcaatgattaaataattttctatcTGATTTTACCTTGTATAATTTTGTTctgcaaataatttttttttttgtttatataataaaaaaaaatttactgcaaatttttgtttaaaaattaaaccgAATAATTTAAGAATTTACGGTATAGttgtatttaaatttttttaaaaatagtcatttttttttttttttttctataatagaattctatataaaaattatactggttttaaatttattttacatatgtaaaatttaattcgaaatatatttatataacttcAATTTActactttaaaataaaataaataaatcaaaaataataatataaactgtttcctttattattttaaagattttgaatatagttaatattttcattatttaatatattatgggATTCTATAAGTATACaatgaaagaaaatattaagtcgctaatttttaataaaacgtttgcatttttgctttttatttgGATGAgttatgatataaataatgtggtataacaaaaatatttcatatatattctttttttttcattctattgttttatgttttatttttaataataatattttctcagtatgcaaacatatatttttataaattacaaatgattattcttttttagaGGGGTGTCATATCGTTAGATAAACAACATGGCTATATTACTTTAAGAAGTAATAGGCTATTATTAGAGCCCTCACTTGATTTGGGATCAATTGAGTATTTAAATTATG contains:
- the PmUG01_03035900 gene encoding fam-m protein produces the protein MKQKIKFIMFIIIYLFLLLTSIYCLHNDMWVFSKFMDEICKVSGNLDRRNHRSLANCKQDKYSNNVYLKENFRKNGVNKGKDISNNRKGPKGKNKQLNRCLLNKEQYYTEVIDYNNGIFDGKHFHFEKKLIKKKDYDDFLEQSKRVGDIALKKIKLRNYGFGFSIFIIFLLLGIGLPILKGYRLLDNLSNTMPFSFVMFFIVDSVNPVLEKYIYLISFCVLIIIVSIILIITIPKILRNNEKYNKIKLLTE